The nucleotide window GGTAAGAAAAATGGCTCTGGATTATAGGAGGTCCctaaaaatgatttgaaaaattctGCCAGCTTGCCTGCTGTGTGGCCCCCTTGGTTATCCATTTCCCTTTCTAAGTCAGCTTTCTCACTCACAAAACTCAATGTGATCAATATTTATTGTTTAGGTGTGACCTAAAATCTTAGCTATTACACGTTGCTCCCTGCCTTTATAGAGCATGTAAATCTAATGTAATAAAAGCCCACTTTGGTGggtaacattttaaggttttacCAAGCACTTTCATCACACCTCTGAAATGATTACAGTTATTatcatttctgttttagagacaaggaaactgagactgtgaGAGGTGACATGGTCCCAGAGAGAGTAAATATTAGAAGAACCAGATCTCCTGacttccaagttcagtgctctttctactataccaaacTTACTAGTGGAAAATGCTAGGAAATTATTGGAATGGGGAGTTATTAGCACACAGCAGCGTGAATCATCCacagtgattgattgattgattcagggAGGAGAGACTCTAAAGGACCAGGAAGCTGGGCCACCAGGGCTGTTAGATAaagtccttccttcttctctcattGGTTTCCTTTTGCCGTAGATGGTGTGCCGCTGTGGGTTTATTGGTTTATCACTGGCATCTGTATCCTGCTGGTAGGCTCTGTCATATTCCTGACCATTTGCATGACTCAGAGAAAGTCTGGTAAGAGTGGCTGAAGCACTGAAAAGTCCCTGCTTTGGGTCTCCTTTCATCTGGCTTTCATCTattgtttttccccttttccttctttctgatGCCCCAGGGCCAAGCCCCCTTTAGGAAGCTAAGTTCAGGTCACCCTTCACCCAAAGCCCTGAATTCTCAAACAGATGGAGACCCCCCCTCCCTCTCGGTCTCCTCCCCATGGGCACTGACCACAAATGAATCCCCCCCAAGTCTCTACTGAGATGGAGTTCCTGTCAGTTAGCCACAAATGAAATGCTAGAGATTGTAATCACTGTCATTAAAGCTGAGGACGAATGTCCGTGTTCCTTggttagaattacacataactcTAAACAAATTACATACTGGGCCTGAGATTCAGGAGGATTTGATTCCAAGTTCCCTGCCCAGCCCCCGTGAAaacatcattttttttacatcattttccttttgcagGCCATAATTTcccttacaaaaagaaaaaaaaaaggaaggaaattattagAGGGATTATTGATAATAGAGTTAAGTCTTGATTGTCTAGTTTGTATGTTAACCAAATCCTTTAGTTCTCTATTTACCTTTCTTACAAGATTTTTGGCCATTTCCTCAAGTGTGAGAACACTAGTCTGTCTCTTTCCCCCACTGTTGACAGCTCTGAGGAAAGACAAGCTAAAAAGGTGGAGATTGAAATGGATGTCTTCAatatttgctttgatttttttgtggATTTGATGTCCTTTCCTGGGACACATGGGTGGAGAAGGAgtgactttttgttgttgttgttaaagcaAATTGCATCACTGTGGGTTCAGATGGCTTAAATAaaactctttccctccctcttcttaaaaaatataagaaggagggggcagctgggtaactcagtggattaagagtcaggcctagagacaggaggtcctaggttcaaattcagcctcagacacttcccagctgtgtgaccctgggcaagtcacttgacccccattaccactcttccacctagaaccaatacacagaagttaaaggtttaaaatatatatatatacataagaagGAAATATCAAGAAAGGACTCAACAAGGCTTGCTTGCAAACACTTATCTGTGCAAGACTTAAGCTTTTCACACTGATGCTTATGGGGAAGATAACATTCCCTGAAGTGCTCAATCTAATCACGGGTGGAATGGGAAAAGTGTGTCAGTAAGGGAATTTGGCTGAATCTGAAGCTGGTCCCAGATTAGGACTCAACATTCATTTATCTCATTGTCCTCAGGCAAAGTCTGACTTTGAGGTAGCCCCCTGCCCCACCTCTTCCCCACTGGGAGAGAAATTGTGCCAGGCTTCCCTTTAGTAACCAgtgattcttttcctctctcagttTTCATACCATTTTGGGACTGTGGAGAGGGAGGTAAAGGACTGAGTACTGCAGTTCTCCCATCCCCATTTTTGCCCTACTGGGTCCCCACTTCCCTCCTAAGAGAGCAGTTCTAGCCTAAGACAACCGTATTTTGTTACActgatttattatttcttttttagcgTTTCCTTCTGAAAATGACACCAGAAACCCTGGCAAGTACctcctttttgttgtttatttgatTGGCTTTTGGTCTTTGCTTTGGGTTTGGGGGGTTTGGTGGGGAAGAGGGGGATTTTTTTAAGAGCAATATTGAGGCTAGTTTTGGTTACACTTAGGGTATATTAGCTGATCCTCTATCATAGACCACTCCAAGGTCCCATGGACAAAAGAACACATTCCTCATAAAAACCCTCAAGGTACTTCCTTGAATCCACAATGGGCTTTCAGGAAAAGTGGCTATCCTAGGCAGAGAAGCCTCCGACACCCaggtagaggaagagagaaaaagcaaggGGAAAAGATTCTGTTTTCACAGAATCTGAGTTggtagaattcaattcaattcaaatcaacatTTACCAGATACTTATTACGGGAGGAGACAACGTGCTGTGCACCGAAGATAGGAAGACAAACAAAACCTGCCCTTTTAGGAGCTATTTCACTGAGAGGATAGAATGTGTAgacaaataaacataataatttgaggaaagaaagagcagccataataatagtaataaaagaaggcttggggaaggaaatggttcCTAAGCTGAGCCTTGAACCAAGGTAAGAATTCTTGGAAGTGGCGTGTAATGAAAGCATGCAAACTCACTTGTAGGAATCCCGAGAGGCGAGAGATGCAACATTTGGTTTGGAAAACAACTGTTGGTCTTATTTGGCTACAGCTTGGAGTGTGTAAAGGGGAATAATGTGAATTAAGACTTAAAAGGAAAGTTGGAGCTAGATTGTAGAGAGCTTGAGTTGCCACATTGAGGAACTTTTTTTAAGATTCCAAATTATACTCTAGACCCACCAAAGGATTTTGAGTAAAGGAGTGACTCTGGCCAGGCTTCTGCCTTAGCGCTTTCTTTGGtgcatttgtttttcattaactTCAATTATTCTGACTCCCAATATAAGTCAAGGACCCCCGTGCTCAGGCTAAGGATTCCTTCAGGGTAAACGAGCTCCCTTGGTGCAGCATAGTACAAAgccttaataagtgtttgataaTCTTGGTAGACAAACTGGCTCATGAGTTTGGACTCCATGTTTCAGCCAGTGGTACCAGCATAGAAAGGATGTCAATTTAAACTTTTGGTGGGGGCTGGGATTTTCTTGTCTCTTTCAGATATTGCCCCCCTGGACACTCAGACTCTTCCACACTTGAAGCCCCGGAAAGTCTGGATCATTTACTCAGCTGATCACCCCCTCTATGTGGATATAGTTGTCAAGTTTGCCCAGTTCCTCATCACTGTGTGTGGCACTGAAGTGGCCCTGGACCTGCTAGAGGAGAAACTGATCTCAGAGGTGGGAGTCATGGCTTGGGTGAGTCGACAGAAGCAGGAAATGGAGGAGAGCAATTCGAAAATCCTCATCCTGTGTTCCCGAGGCACCCGAGCCAAGTGGCAGGCAATCCTTGGCTGGGAAGAGCCTGCCGTTCAGCTCCGGTATGACAGGTGGAAACCTGCTGGGGACCTATTCACAGCTGCCATGAATGTGATCCTTCCAGACTTCAAGAAACCAGCCTGCTTTGGGATGTACGTTGTCTGCTACTTCGATGGCATCAGTGATGAGGCTGATATCCCTGACCTATTCAACATCACCTCTAAATATCCATTGATGGAGAAGTTTGAGGAGGTTTATTTCCGGATCCAGGAACTGGAGATGTTTGAGCCAGGTCGAGTGCACAGGGTCAGGGAGGTCACTGCTGAAAACTACCTCCAGAGTCCCAGTGGCTGGCAGCTCAAAGAAGCAGTACAGAGATTCCGGGAATGGCAGGTCAAGTGCCCCAACTGGTTCGAACAGGAGAATCGCTGTTTGGAAGATGAAGATGACTTATCATCGTTGAGCGGGGAGATGTTTGAAGAGTCATCGTTACCACCAGGAGGGGGAATAATGAAACAAACGCCCCTGATACAGGAGCCTTCTACTGGGGACCATATGGTGGTGGATCTCCTCATCagtgaggaagaagaaggggtCTCCAGGCTGGATGCTCAGTTTCTGTCCCAAGGGTCTTCTCTCACCCACCAAACAGTAGTCCCCATAGAAAATGCCCTACTGACTTCTGTGGTAGAGCCTGTCTCATGTGAGAATGGTGATGGTAAAACCAGTCAGCAGGCAGTGGTAGGTGAAGAGGACATGGAATGTGTCCCACTGTTGGAAGCCAATGTTCCCCATAGGAACAATGTATTTTTCCTCCCTGTAGACTCTGAAGCTTCCCCTCTCTCCAGCACTCCAGTGCCATCATCTAACTATCTCCCAGCTCCAGTAAGAGATCAGCTAGAGGGCTTAATGTACTCCCTCTTTCAGCAGAGTCTTGGTGTTTCGAGTGAggaagaatgggaaagacagcAGCTGGTCTCCAATAACCCTTATACTCCCTATGAGGAAGAACAGAGGCAGTCAGTGGAGTCTGATCAAGGTTACATCTCCAGGAGCTCCCCACAGCCTCCTGATGGGTTtgtagaaaaggaaggagaggaagaggatgaagagaaagaagagcagGATGGAGAAAAATCGACAGAGTTTCTTTCTCCCGATGTTTTGGAGAATCTGAAGAGCCTTCAGCAGCGACTGTTATTCCAGGAGATACAACAGAACTCTAACTGGGACTGCCTAGATGAAAGGAGTTTATCTGCAGAATTATAGGCATCCTATTAAGGGGGTTATGGGTTTGAGTcatcaaaaagagaaagaaaagagaatgcatATCTATAATTCAACTATCTTGATTCTAAAGACAAGAATCTCAGGAATcaacttttcctcttttctaaatgTAAGCATGTCCCTCCTAAAACTACTCCCTTGTCAACTGAGGTATCAATTAATTCTCAGTGATGCACTATTGCCTGCTCATATTAGCAGAGTGGGGGTGAGCAGGAAACCTTCAGCTCTATCTCTGGCATGAATGTAAATACAAAACAATCAGGTGATGGAAGAGGGTTCCTTGCTTTTCTGAGTTGCAGTAAGAAAGGACCCTTAAGTTGCAGCTCCCTGAGATAAAATGAGATCTGGACTCTCATAGCGTCCCATTTAAAGACTTAAAATCTCAACCTAAAAACCATAGGCAGGAGAATGGCTAAGGAGAGTTTGACAATATAAAACCAGACAGACGTGTTAACTTAACAAGGAGAACTTTCTGGAGAAAAGTCATCATACAGACTAATGTTCAAATtgtatttgatattttattgttgttcggtctcttaagtcatgtccaactctttatgacctcatcttgaggttttcttggcaaagacactggagtgatacGACATTTTCTTCTCCGGCTCAATTTGCAAATGAGTAACtaaggcagttaagtgacttgcccagggtgatgtagtaagtgtccgaggtcagatttgaattcaggtaaaTGATTCTTCCTATCTACAGGCCCCACACTCTAACCACTACCCTACCTATTTGATATTACTTTCCTTTCAAACCAGAATGGCACTTAGAGGCTCCATTCTTGCACTGACCTCTTGGAATGGACTAGGTTCTTAAATTCAGAGAACATTAGATAATCTATTTGAACCTTCATTTTTTTGGAGTTAGGAAATCAAGACTTAGACTGCTGAACCACCACTACTGCTGCCCATTTTCAGTCCCCCATAAGAGTCAGGTCACCAGAGGTTGGTTCTTACCTTTGATTATAGAATCTGCATTCCTAGTACTATTATAGCTCAAGAGCCTCCACCAATGTGCCTCCCATTAATAGTCATCCAGGAGACCTAATTAAATAGCTCTTTGCAACAATGAGACATAGTAAAATTGTAGATACAAACATTTCACCCATAAACCTAAGGTGTATTCTTCCACAGTACACAGGAAGAGTGGGCTCAATCTCAAGAGCACAATGGTAGTAAAACATATGAGCAAGATATGCATGTAGCAAAGGCAAACCATACCTCCTGGTATGACAGAGCCTGGCTCTGTTCATAGGGTCTTCTTGCTGCTCCACTTGGTGTAGAATCTGTGCTGGGTggatttttccctcctttttccctttcccctctttcgTCCCCCTTCCTCAAGAGCATTTTCTTCTCAGAGTCAGTTCTTCCTCTCCAGAGGAACACCAGCTATGGCTGCCATTTTGCAATAAGTTTGACACCTTTTGTTACCACATTAAAACTTCATAATCTGATTAAACCCTTTGATTTAAACCTCAACTGAATCAGGAGAGAACCATATCTTTGCTCTCTTACATGCATACTTAGGAAAATGATGCCAGATCACGTATGGACTCCTGGTTGAATTTCTGTGGCAGTATAGCCATTTGGGCCATTCAAAGCAAAGTTACTTATGAAAACAGATTTCCTGGTGTGCCGCCCCTCCCTCATCTCAGTTTCGTTCTCCTCAATTATGTGGCAACACGAAGAGCAAGGTAAAGTCCAAATGCAGTGCCCCTAAGTCCAATGGCCTCACTTTGGCCATATCACTCTTCACATGGGCTTAGAGACATTGGCTTCTGGGTTTGGGGGAGTTTTTTGGAATTGGCTTCTTGCCAAAATCTCAGCCTGACAAAATGTCCATGCAAATTTCCCTAGTCTTCTCAAGGAGCAGATATTGATATATGTTTCTATATTGATGCAATTCAGCAGACTTCTCCACTGCCAGAGTCATAATGCTGATGTACTTTTTGGGCTGGAAGCATAATTGTGTCCTGTTTATTTCTTATTCTCCCTTATTTTAGGCCACCTCTTTATTTATCACCACCTCCACCACCCACACAGCTTTCCATCTAAATGTCAAGCAGTCCTGAAAATTCTTGCAGACATAGACTATTTCCTCAATCCACAGCTCTAGCTAAGAGTGAAGGGTGCTACTGATGTTTTTCCTTGGAGTTCTTTGACCCAAGACATCCCATAGCCTCTACCTTTGGtcaaatcacaaatattttatgAGTCTTTTTGTATACTTGTACATTTACTTGTGTATTATTTCGAATGATAGCAAATAAACACCttgatagaaaataaatatacatttataaagtacAAATAAAACTCAAACTGACTCTGTGATTTACCCCAGAATGTCTGCTTCTCCCAGCACACATTCTTTCTGTTATAAAAGAATTGGAGTGTGTCCTGGTTGTGTGTGTTACCCTGGTGTTATACCGTGAAGGCAGTTACCTATTTCACTTCCCAgtcattgaatttcatttttccagTTAACTCCTCTTGGCAGGAGGCGTTGGGTCTAGGTCTTGACAAGAATATTTCTTAAAACATCAATTCATCATCAAAGAGCATTCATTATGTGTCAATGCGTTCAGGGAATAAAGAAGGAAGCAAACTCTCCTGGTTCCATTTCTTGTCGTGGTCACAAGACTTTTTGGGCCATTCTTCCCCTtttaaatcaaatgagattaggCTGTTTGAATCATATGATGAAGTACAGGTGACAAGTTTGTTCCCAAACCCAAATGTTTCAGCTCTATTTAGGCTACAAACCAAATATGTTTTGAGCTCTTTGTTAAAGGAGGatgattaagtttaaaaaatgtaagtaaaaaaaataaacttccaaCCTGCCTGAATAGAAGCAGATGGCTCTACTCACAATCACTCcagaaaagggggaggaaagcTAAATTTGCTCCAGATCAAATAACAGGcaagaaatccaatgagaaactaTGGCAAATTCTTTCTGTGCTATTCAAACCTCAGCTGTAGGTTCTCAGATCCTTGTGGTATTTGGGCAACCAGAAAGTCATCTCAATGTCTTCTGAGTCCATCTCCAGGgcaatttcaatatattttaaggaaaagaactaCTTCAGTCCACATGGTCCAGAGTGCTGGTAGATCTCTCCTGCCATGGCTAAGGTGGGGTGGAAGGAAGAACCCTAATATCCTGCAaagcttcctattttaacattttttcttattagcTATGTACAAAGTTCAGCACGTTCAAGTGTGGTCAAGCaccttcttacattttactgagCTCACCATAATCCTTGGTGCTTCCTCCTGTGCAATTCCATCATCGCAGGGCCATTCCTTTGGTTCCAGCAGTGCTCTCCACAGGCATTCCATTATGAATTTCAAATACTTTTGAGTGAAGAGGTAAGCTATTGAGTTAAAGCATTATTCATCAATAAGGTCTAAGGGtaaattcatttttcagattCTCCTCTGGCTAGAAGGGCTAAGACAAATGAGGGGAGAGGATGCCTACGGATAAAGGTAAAAGGGGTAAGGTGAATATTGGAAATTAATGCCCAACAGGGAGGAGGTAAACTACACAACTCACAATCGCACCATGGCACGGTTCTGATCTATTCTATCCTGGGTCTCCgtatttttcctcattagaacCTTCCTTCAAAGGACTGgcctagaagggaaaaaatattaaaaatcggTCCCTGTCAagtgcagctaagtggctcaatggattgagaaatggaaggtcctgggttccgatttgacttcagatacttcctagctaatatgaccctgagcaagtcacttaactcccattgcctagcccttagggcttttctgccttggaatcactacacagtattgattctaagatggaagagaaaggttTTTTTATTAAATCAATCCGTGTTTTTCAGCAATTACCCTATGGGctgaagagaagaaaacattaaaatcaacAGTTTATCAAACTAAttgtagctttctttctctggtcTTTACCAGCTAATACTAGTTCATGGCCACCTCATAATATAAAAGAGTAATGTTTGAAGTGGTGTGGGTGGCTCCACTCTAAAAGTGCTAGAATTTGGATTTGTTGAAAGCCTATAAATACTGCCTGCTTGTCATGTACCCTTTTATTCCAAGATAACTTAAGGAGGCTTCACACTTTCCACCACAATGAAAATTGCAGCCTAGAGAGGGCAGCCTAGAGAGAAGGGCAGAATTCACAGAAAATCATTCCTCAAGAGTCTCAATCTCTCTTGTTAgccaaagatagaaagaaaggaatttaaagcCTATTAATGGGGCatttaggtagttcagtggattgagaaccaggcctggagacaggaggtcttgggttcaaatgtggccctagacacttcctggtgacaagtcacttagcctcagttgcctagcccttactgctcttctgccttgaaactaatacttagtataaattctaaagacagaaggcaaaggttcaaaatgaataaaaataaagcctATTACGATGATGGAGAAATATCTTTTGTGTTTGTCTCTCAGTTATTCAGTATAATCAGAACTCTGTTCAGATCACAAGGCCAAAACCACTGCTTACTTTTAGACAGATCATTCTAATTGCAGGCAAAATACCTCAAATTTGTTTAGTATATAAGGGCTAGCCTTGAAAATTCAAAAGCATAAAGCAATGATAGCTATCACAGTGACATTTAAGAATTTCACATGAAAACgagaagaagaaaaatcttaaaaaacaagCCACACTGCAAGCATGTCACAAGtctcaattttttattttcagaacagaatctagttttatttttaaaagaacttttgtGATGAAGGCTAGTGAGATTgtaacttccttctttctcccaggCTCCAGCTGCCATCTCTTTTTCATGATCACACTTGGTATCAGAGGAAGATGAGAGCTGGGAAGGAGCTTAGAGTTCTTGTCATcatctaaccccctcattttgcaaatgaagaaaaggaagcccaaagatgaagtgacttttacCAAAGTCACTCTGCTAGCCAGGTGATGGAACTGGTACTGGAACTCATGACTCCTGGGATTTTCCCACTCTATCATGCCACGCGGTTAGAGGTaacaagagggaaagagaaaggggtaGGAGGGAGTAAAGGTTAGAACTCAATAAAGATTCCCTGGGAGCTTTCAGGACTCTGATCTGTTCTCCTAAGAGCCTTTAAATGCACTTTGATCTTTCTCTTAAAGTTATCCTATAACCTTTTCACAGCAAGATGCCtaaaaagactgccttcccttgtTGCCCATACTTTCTCACCTCCCACTCACATCTCATCCCCTTGCAATCTGGTTTCCATCTTCCCACTAGTCAAATGAAACTGCTCTTTCATGGGCCACCGATGATTTAAATCTAGTCATCTTTTTCTTAGTCTTCAAATTTCCAAAGTTTTCtgtagcatttgacactgttgaaaATCTTCTTCATTATGCTTTCTTCTCCCTGGATTTTTGAGTCAGTGCTCTGTCCTGGTTCTCTAACCTATCTGTTCCTTCTTTGAATCCTTTAGAGGCTCGTCCTCCACGTACAACCCCCTCTCCCTAGGCATAGTCCCAGGGCTTTATTAtgaactctctcttctccctaccTTCTCTCTCTTCAAATTCCCATCAGCTCCCAGGGATTTAACTATAAAGCAGATTCCCAAGCCTATAAATCCAActcacatggaggtcagaagaagcgATAgatacaaggacactctcaagATCTTTCTGAGGAAATGGGAGACTCTGGTATAGGACCGTCCAGCATGGCATttccacatcaaagaaggtgctgtgctctatgagcaaagcagaattggaaTTTGGTTTTTGTTGAAATGTAAGTGTGCAAATTTCAAGACATCTCTAGCCAAATGTCcatactgctatttcttcatgaCCTTCCAGGATCCTGTTGGTCTGACCAACAACAGAAAGACACGTTATACATTGATCCTGACGTAGtgttgtcattttggtcctcttcgaaTATGAAAGACAACAACTACTACCGCTATCCAGGCTTCATCTCTTTCCTTAGCTTCTGTCCcacatttccaactgcctgcTGGACATGGCCACCTGTATGTCCCAtaaggtatctcaaactcaaagTGTCCAAACTAGAACTCATTGTCTTCTGCCCTAAGCtgactctctccttcctcactcaAGCTAAAACCCAGGCATCCTCCTAAAATCTTAAATCTCTTTTACAAAGATTTTtacatccaatcagttgccaagtttttTCAATTCCACGTCCTCAACTGTCTTGCATCTACACTCTTCTCTCTAATCCACTCTAGTCCAAGACCTCATTAGCTCTGCTTAGACTATGACGATAGTTTCCTAACTGGTATCCATGCATACAGTTTCtcctctccaatctatcttcAATACAACTGCTAAATTGATGTTCCTAAAGCATAGATATGACCATAGTACTCTCTTGCTCAAAAACCTTCTTTACCTCCACATTGCCCTTAGTATGAAAAACAAACTCCTCTATTTGGTATATAAAGTCCCTCACAACCTGACTTCAGCTTACCTTTTCAACCACATTATTCCCCCTCATATACTCCATATTTGAGCCAAACTTGGGAGATCCCTGTATACAagatttcattttccatttctgtgccTTTAGGTAGGCTGTCCTTCCTTATTTCCAGTTCTCAGAACTcctttcaagactcaactcaagaGGCAGCgaggtgctcagtggattgaggccagccctagagatgggaggtcctaggttccaaatctggcctcagatactaattgtatgaccctgggcaagtcactgaaccctcatTGCTaactcttatcattcttctgctttggaaccaatacacagtgttgattccaaaaccgaagtaaaggtttaaaaaagataaagactCAACTCAAACactgtgtccttttttttttataacccttaccttttgttccaaggaagaagagcaataagagtttacaactaggaagtggctgaggtcacatttgaacccagaatctcccatctctaggcttacctttctatccactttgtcatccagctgccccttgtaaAAAGGTAGGGAAAACTCTTATTTGTTGTTATAAATGACTGGTCAGGTGGTTTGGGTAACTTGACCTGTCAGGGCATTCCCCCCTTTCAGAGTAGAATGGTGGGCAAGATGATGCAGCAGTCTGCATCAGGATAGAGAACACCTcaggagaaaagaataaacagtTGGCTAGGAAATTTTGCTTTGACCTAACCCCCCTTATGGTGTACTCCTCTGAAAAGATCTGCCAGAGAGAGAACACTATCAGGAGACTCAGGAGTTTGACAACCTGAGTCAGTGAAAGCTCTCCCCTCAGGGGAAAAATCCTCCACCCACCAATCTCCCTTTAATCTTCTTCTGATAATCAATCTGACTGCTTTCCTATATGTTTTGTTGAAGTTTATTAACAGGGTAACAAGGGTCAAGGTTTGGGAAAGAGGGTATCTAAAGGTCTTGATCTGGAGTCGATGTCACTCAGTTCTCAGCTAAAGCCGAGGATGACCTGAACCCTCTCTGTCTGCTGGTATTTCTATACTGGCTACCCtagaataaatatgaataaagtaTAGTCTCTAGGATTAGCTGGTACAAGAGAGATTGGTCTTCAGGCTTGGCCCAGTCCCCCTCAGAGAAACCCCTTTGAAGTAACTGGCAGCTGATCAAGATCACACGGATATCTCCTCAGTTCAATACAGCAAGATGTCTTCAGGGTAGATAATATTCTTTGAATAAGTTGGGAATCACTTTTATATGGGAAATTCTGGCTAGATCAGGAGAGATTGTCCAAAGCTGTCTCCcaccagaattcaaactcaaaagACCCTGAAGGTTTCCAACAGTCACCTTCAGGTTCCATTCCTCTCAGAATTCTCTCCCACCAAcactctaaagcaggggtcgtcaacctttttggccgtgagagccataaacaccacatttttttaaaatgtcatttcgtgagagccgtacagtgctcacagtgcggctcctgtaacaacgcctgaaaaaaattgactttatggctcctgcagaaagagccatatctggccctcaaaagagccagatatggctcgagagccatacgttgccgacccctgctctaaagctTCCCTCTTTGCTTTTCTGCATGTTCACCTTGCTTGCTTTTTTCTAGAAATTCTTTCTTCACCCTTAAGTGCTATATTCTTAGAGAGGCATTCCCTAATTCCTCCAGTTGTTAGTGTCCCTTTCCTAATCATTCTATTTTGCAGATATCTTGTTGTTTTACCTCtagttag belongs to Gracilinanus agilis isolate LMUSP501 chromosome 5, AgileGrace, whole genome shotgun sequence and includes:
- the IL17RA gene encoding LOW QUALITY PROTEIN: interleukin-17 receptor A (The sequence of the model RefSeq protein was modified relative to this genomic sequence to represent the inferred CDS: inserted 1 base in 1 codon), which encodes MGTLLPGPLWLVLPLLVALPRTGLALWLLDTPEPVCSQPGLNCTVKNSTCLDDSWFRPPNMTPSFPKDVIIRLGFEHNRNGDLFPVVHIEWKVRTDGSILFLKGAELSVLQMSTNEQLCVEFKFLNQLQHQLRPDLSRWHFAFNNFVVEPGQEYEITVQHLPKPEPNRDPNHQSVPFRVPDCRDPRMRVTNPCVHSGSLWEPDITGERLQNNSLVVSFNLWNESISYKILVNGFPNAETNSCYEGLRFINQSTQEEVHHRTNVTFPLQNVNACCQYSVQIQPFFQSCQNDCLRHTLSIPCPVLPSLTPICPPDGVPLWVYWFITGICILLVGSVIFLTICMTQRKSAFPSENDTRNPDIAPLDTQTLPHLKPRKVWIIYSADHPLYVDIVVKFAQFLITVCGTEVALDLLEEKLISEVGVMAWVSRQKQEMEESNSKILILCSRGTRAKWQAILGWEEPAVQLRYDRWKPAGDLFTAAMNVILPDFKKPACFGMYVVCYFDGISDEADIPDLFNITSKYPLMEKFEEVYFRIQELEMFEPGRVHRVREVTAENYLQSPSGWQLKEAVQRFREWQVKCPNWFEQENRCLEDEDDLSSLSGEMFEESSLPPGGGIMKQTPLIQEPSTGDHMVVDLLISEEEEGVSRLDAQFLSQGSSLTHQTVVPIENALLTSVVEPVSCENGDGKTSQQAVVGEEDMECVPLLEANVPHRNNVFFLPVDSEASPLSSTPVPSSNYLPAPVRDQLEGLMYSLFQQSLGVSSEEEWERQQLVSNNPYTPYEEEQRQSVESDQGYISRSSPQPPDGFVEKEGEEEDEEKEEQDGEKSTEFLSPDVLENLKSLQQRLLFQEIQQNSXLGLPR